The genomic DNA CAGTAGCTATTCCTACAAATGAAATAATTGAAAATATAAGAAAAGATTCATTATTTCATCTAAAAACACATGAAAAAATAAGTAAATCTGTTTTAGAAAAAGATTCTCCGTATTAATCTTTTTCTTTTACAATGTAAATTGGTCTTTTTTTACTTTCTAAATAAATTTTAGCAAGATATTCCCCAATAATTCCTGCTGCAAACAATTGTATACCACTTAAAAATAAAATAATTGAAACTGTGGAAGGCCAACCATCTACTGGATCTCCAAACATGATGGTTTTTATTATGATAAATATAATTGCTAAAAATGCAATAATTGAAAAAATAATTCCAATAACTGTAGCTATGTGGAGAGGTGCTGTTGTAAATGATACAATACCTTCAATAGAATACTTAAATAATCCCCAAAATGACCAACTTGTTTCTCCTTTTGCTCTTTCGATATTTTCATATTCTAACCATTTTGTTTCAAAACCAACCCATTGGAATATTCCTTTTGAAAAACGATTATATTCTTTTAAATCCAAAATAGCATTTACAACTTCTCGCTTCATTAATCTAAAATCTCTTGCACCATCAACAAGTTCTACTTTAGTTATTTTATTAGCTATTTTATAAAATAATCTTGCAAAAAATGATCTTATTGCAGGTTCACCTTTTCTTGTAACTCTACGTGTTCCTATAATATCATATTTATCAATAAAAGTTAACATTTTAGGAATTAGTGATGGTGGGTCTTGTAAATCTACATCCATTAATACAACATAGTCTCCAGTAGAATATTCTAAGCCAGCATATATTGCAGATTCTTTACCAAAATTTCTTGAAAAAGAAAGATATTTAATATTATCATATTTTTTTTTAAGTTTTTTAATAACATTTAATGTATTGTCAGTAGAGCCATCATTTATAAAAATTACTTCCCAAGTTATATTTTTTAGATTTTTTGAAAGTTCCTCATAGAATATGGGAATCATTTCTTCTTCATTGTAACATGGAACGACTATGTTTAATGTTTGCATATTAAACTATATTTTAAATTACAATTTAAATAATTTATTATCAAGTTTTATTTTTTTAGGAATGAAAATAATAAATATTTATAAGTAATGTTGTACAATAGTTAATTATTATATTTAAAATGTAAAAACGGAGGAAATACATGCTTCTATTAATAAGTCCTATAAATCATGAAGAAGCTCTTGAATCTATTAAAGGTGGAGCAGATATTGTCGATGTGAAAAATCCTAAAGAAGGCTCTTTAGGTGCTAATTTCCCTTGGGTGATTAGGGATATTAGAGAGATAACTCCTGAAGATAAGTTAGTTAGTGCAACTTTGGGGGATGTACCTTACAAACCTGGTACTGTTTCTCTTGCGGCGATGGGTGCTCATGTGTCTGGAGCAGATTATATTAAAGTAGGATTATATGGAACAAAAGATTATGATGAAGCAGTTGAAGTCATGGAAAATGTAGCTAAAACAATTAAAGATGTTGATGAAGATACTATTGTTGTAGCTGCAGGATATGCTGATGCACACCGTGTAGGTGCTGTTGATCCTATGGAAATTCCAAAAGTAGCTAAAGATGCAGGATGTGATTTAGCTATGTTGGATACTGCTGTTAAAGATGGTCATACATTATTTGATTATTTAAGTATTGAAGATTTAGAAAAATTTGTTAATGAGGCTCATAGTTATGGTTTAAAAACAGCTCTCGCTGGCTCTGTTAAAAAAGAACAATTAAAACCTTTAAATGATATAGGTTGTGATGTTGTAGGTATTAGGGGAGCTGCTTGTGTAGGTGGTGATCGTAATACTGGTAAAATACATCATACTGCAGTAGCTGAACTTAAAAAATTATGTGATTCATTTTAAATATGTGTGGTTTTTTAAATGTTTTCAAAAAAAGTTCAAGATGCAAAAGTAGCTTATACATTTGATGATTTTTTACTTACTCCAAATCCAAGTTATGTAGAACCAAAAGATATTGACACTACAATTGAATTGGGGAAAGGTATTAAATTAAATATACCGATTTTAAGTGCTGCTATGGATACTGTTACTGAATCTGATTTAGCAATAGCTATGGCACAAGAAGGTGGTATAGGAGTAATTCATAGAAATATTACTCAAGAAAAACAAGTGGAAGAAGTTAAAAAAGTTAAATCTGCTGAAGATTTAACAATACGTGATGTTATAACTATAACTCCAGATTCTACAATTGCTGATGTTCAAGCAAAAATGAATGATGAATTAATTAGTGGTCTTCCAGTTGTTGATAATGATGAAATTATTGGTATAATTTCTAAAAGAGATATAAGGCCAGTATTGAAAAAAGGCGTTGACAAAACTGTAAAAGACATAATGACATCTGATGTTGTAACTGTTGAAGAACCGATTACTGCAGAAGAAGCTTTAAACATTGCTTATGAAAACAAAGTTGAAAGACTTCCTGTTCTTCGTGATGGTAAATTAGTTGGAATTATAACTATTAAAGATATTTTAAATCAAGCTCAATATCCTAATGCTGCTCGTGATAAAGATGGTAACTATTTAGTAGCAGCAGCATCTGGTCCTTTTGATTTAGATAGGGCAATGGCTCTTGATCAAGCTGGTGCAGATATTATTTCAATTGACTGTGCTCATGCTCATAATATGAATGTAGTTAAATTTACTGAAACTATTAAGGACAATATTGATGCTGATTTATGTGTAGGTAATATAGCTACTGCTGAAGCTGCTGAAGACTTAGCATCTATGGGCGTAGATGGATTAAAAGTAGGTATTGGTCCAGGTTCAATGTGTACTACCCGTATTGTAGCAGGTGTTGGTGTACCTCAACTTACTGCTATTTCAGAAGTTGCGGATGTAGCTCGTGAATATGGTATTCCTGTAATTGCTGATGGTGGAATTAGATATTCTGGAGATATTGCTAAAGCTATTGGTGCTGGTGCAGATGCAGTAATGCTTGGTAATTTACTTGCAGCATCCTATGAAGCTCCTGGTGAAGTTGTTGTTATGAATGGTAAACAATATAAAAAATACCGTGGAATGGGTTCAATGGGTGCAATGACTAGTGAATATGATGGTGGGGCAGATAGATACTTCCAAGGATCTAAAAGTAAAATGAATCATACTAAATATGTTCCTGAAGGAATTGAAGGTGCTGTGCCTTATAGAGGTACTGTTAATGAGATTTTATTCCAGCTTGTTGGAGGTTTAAAATCTTCTATGGGTTATTGTGGTGCTGAAAATATTGCAGCAATGCAAGAAAAAGCGAAATTTGTTAGAATCACAAGTAGTGGTATTAAAGAATCACACCCTCATGATTTATTAATTACTAATGAAAGTCCTAATTATCCAACTCTTGATTAGTTTGGAAAATAGTTAATTCACAAAAATGATTGGATTTTTTCATCATTTTTGTGTTATAATCCTTTTTTAAGTTAAAATACCATTAACTTTAAATATTAGTATATATAATATTATTATATTAGATAATTTTAAGATTATTTTATAATTTATGTAAATAATTTTAAATATTTACATTATACATATTTATTTTAACGTGGAGAGAATTTAAATGGCAAGAACAAAAAAAGTGGGTATTACAGGTAGGTTCGGTGCAAGATACGGAAGAAAAGCAAAAAGATCTGTAAAAATGATCGAAGAAAACATGAAAAAAAATCATGTTTGTCCTAGATGTGATAGACCTTATGTAAAAAGACAAGCTGCTGGAATTTGGAAATGTAGAAAATGTGGTGCAGTATTTACTGGAGGAGCATATGTACCAGAAACTCCTATGGCAAAATCTGCAGCACGTAACATAAGAAATGTTAACGTGGAGGAATAATCTTTGTATAGATGTCCACATTGTGGAACTGAAGTAGATCACAAAAGCTACATGGAAAATAAATGTCCTAAATGTAGATATAGGATTTTATTTAAAAATGTTCCAGAAGTAAAAAGAATTATAAAAGCAAGATAATCATTTTTGCTTTTATCTAATATTTTTTAAAACTATTTTTTCATGATTTAAAATGTTAATTTCAACTTCTAGAAAACCTTCTCAAAAAACAAGAAAGTTTTGTAAAAATCTTGCTCATGCAACTGGTTCTACCAGTGTAAATAGAGGAAAAAGTAATATGCGTGAGTTACTTTTAAAAGCTTTAGAGTTAGATGAACACAATTTAGCTATTGTAAATGAAATTAAAGGAAATCCTAGTAGAATAACTTTTTATTCAAATAAAGGAGAAATTTTATTAATAATATTAATTGGAGTTACTATATCTAATAATAGGTGTCATATTTTACCTAAAAACTTGAAGGTTATTTCTAAAGTTAAAGAACTTAATGTTTTAAGTGAAATTTTAGGTTTTGAATTAGTAGATAAAGCTGATGAAAATTATATTCTTATTTCTAAGGAAGAAGGTTTAATAGCAAGAATTAATTTTGTAAATAAATTTGGAGATAAAACTGATTTACAGATTAATGTTAAAAAGATTTTAGATGGGAAATTATGAACGTTGATACTCCTCTTGAATCTGTTAAAAGTGATATAGCTATTGAATTTGAAAATCAAAAGCAGGCTAAAATAATTTATGATTCTATTATTTTAGAGTTTAATACTGCTCCAGATTACAGGTCCTCTATGAGTTTAAATTTAGATGGATCTAAACTTCTAATTAGAATTGATGCAGAAGATTCTACTTCTTTTAGAGCTTCTGTTAATTCTGCTATTAAATGGATTAAATTATCTTTGGAGATTAATAATTTAACTATTTAATACAATATTTTTAAATATTATGAAAAACAACTTTTAGTTATTAAAATATAATAGGTGGTAAAATGGAAATCCCTGAAAATATACAACATCAATTAAATCAATTTCAACAATTACAACAACAAGCTCAAGCTGTAACTATGCAAATTCAAAATGTTGAAGTTCAAATTCAAGAAGCTGAAACTGCTCTTGAAGAACTTAACAAAACTGATGAATCAAGTGAAGTTTTCAAACAAGCTGGAAATTTACTTATTAAAGTGGAATATGCTCAAGCAGTTGAAGAAATGGAAGAAAAATTAGAAACTTTCAAGTTAAGAAAACAAACTATGGCTCGTCAAGAAGAAAGAGTCATGAAAAAACTTGAAGAAATGCAAACTAATATTCAATCTGCTATGCAAGGTTTACAAGGAGAATAATTCTCCTACAAATTCTTTTTTTATAGATTTTCATGTCTAAACTTAAAAAATTATCATCAAATGATTTATCAACTATTTCTAATGATTTTGGTGAGATTCTTGAAATAGAAGTTTCAAAAGCTATGTCTACTAAAGAATTAGATGATTTGGATTTGGATATTGTTATTAGTTATGAAAATAATCAATTAGATGTTGATGTTGATGTTGGAGTTAGTTTTGATGAACTTTCTGATATTACTCAAGATCAAATAGTTAGTGCAATTGATGAAGCTTATTTAAAATTTGATGATTATATTGATAAAAATTACAGAGAATAATTTACTTTTTTTCATTTATTCCTAATAAATAATTTTTCATGGAAACAATAATTTATTTTCATTAATTTTTATTTTAATTCATAATATTTGTATTATATAATTTTTTATTATTTTTTTAGTTTTTACATTAATTTTTACTTATTCTTATTAATTCAAGCTTAATTTAACATTTTTTTAAATCTTATCTTGGTTAATATTAGGTTTATTCAATTTTTTATTAAATTTTCTATTTTTATTTAAATTTTTAAGTGTTTATTTAATTTTTGTTTAATATTTATTTAATTTTATTATATAATTTATTCATCAAGTTTACTTTAATTTTTTTAAAATAAAGTAAAGTTTATATACTACGAAGTTAAATCTATGTGTAAGGTTCATAACATATTTTTGTTAAACCATTTATAATTGATCATTATTTTTTAATTTAGGAAATTGGGTTTTTAACCTAATTTCACCTCCTTATATTTAAACAACTTTTTTTCAAAAAATATTAATATCTAAAACTTATCAAATAATTAACTATGATTAAAAAAGTTCCAGTATTAGACTTAAAGGAAAATATTGCAGTTAGTGGTAAATCTGGATTACGAGATACATACACTCCATTACAAACAGTTTTTTCTTCATCACCACATCCTGTTGAAATAGCTAATGGTTTATCAATTAATGGTGCAGATGAAATATATATTGCTGATTTGGATTTAATTGAAAACAAAGGCCATAATATTCATGAAATCAAAATGGTTAATAATATTTTACCAGTAATGTTGGATGCGGGAGTTAAAGATTTTGAATCTTTTACTTTTTTTCTAGATTATACATATAAAATAATTGTTCCAACAGAAACTATGAAAAATATTGATGAAATCAAAAAAATTTTTGATGAATATCCTAAAGAAAGAATAGTTATAAGTGTTGATGTTAAAAATAATGAATTATACTCAAATAACTTAAATATTTCATTAACGGAGTTTAAAGATATTTTAAAAGAATTGGATCCTAATGAAATAATACTTTTGGATATTAGTAGTGTGGGTACACAAAAAGGTTATAATCAGGATTTATTAAATGAGTTTGATGATTTAAAAGATAAATTGATTATAGCTGGTGGATTAAATAATGAATCAATTAATAATCTTGAAAAAATAGGTATTAAAAAAGTTTTAGTAGGAACTGCTCTTCATTCTGGTGAAATGAAATTACACTAATTAATTTTTATATTTCTTTTAATTTTTTTATAAAATAAAGTAAAAAAGAGAGTAAATTTGTTTTTTTATAATAATATAAATCTTAAGACGATATATGGTAATATTGCAGCTAAGATAAATAATAATACTCCAAAACTAAATTTATATTTATTATCATCTAATGTTCCACCGATTAATAATAAAACTCCAAAGAATCCAAGTATTACTGGTAAGATATGTGAAAATAAAGTAATTCCTACAAAAGCCATTTTTCATCACTATTATTACATATTGTTTATTTAATTATATAAAGATATTTATGTTGTTTGCATAACCTTTTTTAATTTAGTTAAACTTATATTATTGTATGAAAATAGAACACAATCATGAACATCATGAAAAGGCTACTGGCAATCTTCTTTTTGTTTTCATTTTAAATATTGTATTTAATGTGATTGTTATTTTTGGAGGATTAATTACTAATAGTGTAGCTATTCTTGCTGATTGTTTACATGATTTATCAGATACTATATCTATAGGATTAGCTTGGGTATTGGAGCATATATCTCAAAAAAATCCAAATAAAAATTATACTTATGGTTATCAAAGATTTTCTATTTTAGGAGCAGTTATAACCTCAATCTTTGTAATAATTGTTTCAGTTATTGTAATTTCAGAGTCAATCACACGTTTATTAAATCCTGTTGCTCCTGATGCAGGATGGATGCTATTAGTAGCTATTGTAGGACTTATATTTAAAGGAATATCTGTTTTCAAACTTCATAATGGAGAAACTATTAATGAAAAAGCTATTTTATTTCATCTGTTAGGTGATGTTTTTGGATGGATAGCTATTTTAATTATTAGTGTAATTTTAATGTTTTGTGAAGTTTCATTTTTAGATCCTTTAGTTTCACTTACAATAAGTATGTGGTTATTATATAATATGGGTAAAACATTACATGAATCAGTTTGTGTTTTACTTCAAAAATCACCTAAAAATATAGATGTGTGTGAAATTGAATCTCAAATAGAAAATTTAAATCATATTGATAAAATTATAGATATTCATTTATGGTCATTAGATGGTATTGATTCTGTTTTAACTTTAAAAATTAAAATTGATGATGTAAATAATGGTGTTAATGTTAAAAAAGAAATTTATAATATTGCTTCTAAATATCATATTGTGGATACGAATGTTGAATTTATGTAAACAGTTATAAGTTATGAAAAATATATTAAGTGTTATATTTTTAGAAATTAATTATGGAGAGTTTTCATGGAAAAAGGAACTGATGTTTTAAAAGAAGGCTTCGCTAAAATGACAAAAGGTGGAGTTATTATGGATGTTGTAAATGCAGAACAAGCAGGAATTGCAGAAGATGCTGGTGCAGTAGCTGTCATGGCTTTAGAAAAAGTACCTGCAGATATTCGTGCAGCTGGTGGAGTAGCTAGGATGGCTGATCCTACTATTGTTGAAGAAGTTGTAGATGCAGTTTCAATTCCTGTTATGGCTAAAGCTAGAATTGGTCATATTGCAGAAGCACAAATTTTAGAAACATTAGGTGTAGATATGATTGATGAAAGTGAAGTACTTACACCTGCTGATGAAGAATATCATTTAAATAAAAAAGAATTCACTATTCCTTTTGTATGTGGTGCACGTAATTTAGGGGAAGCTTTAAGGAGAATTGATGAAGGTGCAGCAATGATTCGTACTAAAGGTGAACCTGGTACTGGAAATATTGTTGAAGCAGTTCGTCATATGAGAATGGTTTTAGGAGAAATTAGAACTATTCAAGGTTTAGATGAAGAAGAATTATGGAAATATGCAAGAAACATTGAAGCTCCAATTGATCTTGTTAAAAAAACAGCACAACTTGGTAAATTGCCTGTAGTTAACTTTGCAGCTGGAGGTATTGCTACTCCTGCAGATGCTTCTTTAATGATGCAATTAGGTTCTGATGGTATCTTTGTAGGTTCAGGAATTTTCAAATCAAATAATCCAGAAGCATTTGCTAAAGCTATTGTTGAAGCAACTGCAAATTATGATAAACCTGAAGTATTAGCTGAAGTTTCTAAAGGACTTGGAGAAGCTATGAAAGGTTTAGAAATGTCTACATTATCTGAAGCTGACAGAATGCAAGACAGAGGAATTTAATTTTAATTCCTATCTTTTTTTTATTTTTATGACTATCGTTGTTATTGGTCCGTTAACACAAGACCAAATTATCACTTCAAATTCAAAAACATTTGCTACAGGTGGAGCTAGTTATTTTCAATCATTTGTCTTTGAAGAATTTAATATTGATTTTGTAGTTATTGCTAATTTTGATAACTTTAATTTAATTAAGGATTTTCCAAATTTAGATAATTTAATTCCAATTATTGGTGATGATACGCATTATTTTATTAATGAATATCCAGATGAATCTAATTTAGATATCAGAAAACAATATAGTAATTTTGCAGATATTCCAATTTTAAAAAGCCATTTGGAATCTGTTTTAGAAGATATTTCACAGATAGATGCATTTATTTTAAATCCATTAAATAAGAATGATTTACCTGTTGAAACATTTGATTTTTTAAAAACTTTTAATGTACCAATATACTTATCATTACAGGGGTTGTTAAGAATTCCTGGTGAAAAAATTGATGGTACAAATTATTGTATTGAATTAGAAAAACCTGACAATTTGGATAGAATTTTAAA from uncultured Methanobrevibacter sp. includes the following:
- a CDS encoding glycosyltransferase family 2 protein, with the protein product MQTLNIVVPCYNEEEMIPIFYEELSKNLKNITWEVIFINDGSTDNTLNVIKKLKKKYDNIKYLSFSRNFGKESAIYAGLEYSTGDYVVLMDVDLQDPPSLIPKMLTFIDKYDIIGTRRVTRKGEPAIRSFFARLFYKIANKITKVELVDGARDFRLMKREVVNAILDLKEYNRFSKGIFQWVGFETKWLEYENIERAKGETSWSFWGLFKYSIEGIVSFTTAPLHIATVIGIIFSIIAFLAIIFIIIKTIMFGDPVDGWPSTVSIILFLSGIQLFAAGIIGEYLAKIYLESKKRPIYIVKEKD
- a CDS encoding (5-formylfuran-3-yl)methyl phosphate synthase, producing MLLLISPINHEEALESIKGGADIVDVKNPKEGSLGANFPWVIRDIREITPEDKLVSATLGDVPYKPGTVSLAAMGAHVSGADYIKVGLYGTKDYDEAVEVMENVAKTIKDVDEDTIVVAAGYADAHRVGAVDPMEIPKVAKDAGCDLAMLDTAVKDGHTLFDYLSIEDLEKFVNEAHSYGLKTALAGSVKKEQLKPLNDIGCDVVGIRGAACVGGDRNTGKIHHTAVAELKKLCDSF
- the guaB gene encoding IMP dehydrogenase; translation: MFSKKVQDAKVAYTFDDFLLTPNPSYVEPKDIDTTIELGKGIKLNIPILSAAMDTVTESDLAIAMAQEGGIGVIHRNITQEKQVEEVKKVKSAEDLTIRDVITITPDSTIADVQAKMNDELISGLPVVDNDEIIGIISKRDIRPVLKKGVDKTVKDIMTSDVVTVEEPITAEEALNIAYENKVERLPVLRDGKLVGIITIKDILNQAQYPNAARDKDGNYLVAAASGPFDLDRAMALDQAGADIISIDCAHAHNMNVVKFTETIKDNIDADLCVGNIATAEAAEDLASMGVDGLKVGIGPGSMCTTRIVAGVGVPQLTAISEVADVAREYGIPVIADGGIRYSGDIAKAIGAGADAVMLGNLLAASYEAPGEVVVMNGKQYKKYRGMGSMGAMTSEYDGGADRYFQGSKSKMNHTKYVPEGIEGAVPYRGTVNEILFQLVGGLKSSMGYCGAENIAAMQEKAKFVRITSSGIKESHPHDLLITNESPNYPTLD
- the rpl37A gene encoding 50S ribosomal protein L37Ae, which gives rise to MARTKKVGITGRFGARYGRKAKRSVKMIEENMKKNHVCPRCDRPYVKRQAAGIWKCRKCGAVFTGGAYVPETPMAKSAARNIRNVNVEE
- a CDS encoding DNA-directed RNA polymerase subunit P, with the translated sequence MYRCPHCGTEVDHKSYMENKCPKCRYRILFKNVPEVKRIIKAR
- a CDS encoding Brix domain-containing protein translates to MLISTSRKPSQKTRKFCKNLAHATGSTSVNRGKSNMRELLLKALELDEHNLAIVNEIKGNPSRITFYSNKGEILLIILIGVTISNNRCHILPKNLKVISKVKELNVLSEILGFELVDKADENYILISKEEGLIARINFVNKFGDKTDLQINVKKILDGKL
- a CDS encoding KEOPS complex subunit Pcc1, with the translated sequence MNVDTPLESVKSDIAIEFENQKQAKIIYDSIILEFNTAPDYRSSMSLNLDGSKLLIRIDAEDSTSFRASVNSAIKWIKLSLEINNLTI
- a CDS encoding prefoldin subunit beta, with translation MEIPENIQHQLNQFQQLQQQAQAVTMQIQNVEVQIQEAETALEELNKTDESSEVFKQAGNLLIKVEYAQAVEEMEEKLETFKLRKQTMARQEERVMKKLEEMQTNIQSAMQGLQGE
- a CDS encoding DUF3194 domain-containing protein, whose protein sequence is MSKLKKLSSNDLSTISNDFGEILEIEVSKAMSTKELDDLDLDIVISYENNQLDVDVDVGVSFDELSDITQDQIVSAIDEAYLKFDDYIDKNYRE
- a CDS encoding HisA/HisF family protein; this translates as MIKKVPVLDLKENIAVSGKSGLRDTYTPLQTVFSSSPHPVEIANGLSINGADEIYIADLDLIENKGHNIHEIKMVNNILPVMLDAGVKDFESFTFFLDYTYKIIVPTETMKNIDEIKKIFDEYPKERIVISVDVKNNELYSNNLNISLTEFKDILKELDPNEIILLDISSVGTQKGYNQDLLNEFDDLKDKLIIAGGLNNESINNLEKIGIKKVLVGTALHSGEMKLH
- a CDS encoding cation diffusion facilitator family transporter; this translates as MKIEHNHEHHEKATGNLLFVFILNIVFNVIVIFGGLITNSVAILADCLHDLSDTISIGLAWVLEHISQKNPNKNYTYGYQRFSILGAVITSIFVIIVSVIVISESITRLLNPVAPDAGWMLLVAIVGLIFKGISVFKLHNGETINEKAILFHLLGDVFGWIAILIISVILMFCEVSFLDPLVSLTISMWLLYNMGKTLHESVCVLLQKSPKNIDVCEIESQIENLNHIDKIIDIHLWSLDGIDSVLTLKIKIDDVNNGVNVKKEIYNIASKYHIVDTNVEFM
- the pdxS gene encoding pyridoxal 5'-phosphate synthase lyase subunit PdxS, producing the protein MEKGTDVLKEGFAKMTKGGVIMDVVNAEQAGIAEDAGAVAVMALEKVPADIRAAGGVARMADPTIVEEVVDAVSIPVMAKARIGHIAEAQILETLGVDMIDESEVLTPADEEYHLNKKEFTIPFVCGARNLGEALRRIDEGAAMIRTKGEPGTGNIVEAVRHMRMVLGEIRTIQGLDEEELWKYARNIEAPIDLVKKTAQLGKLPVVNFAAGGIATPADASLMMQLGSDGIFVGSGIFKSNNPEAFAKAIVEATANYDKPEVLAEVSKGLGEAMKGLEMSTLSEADRMQDRGI
- a CDS encoding PfkB family carbohydrate kinase, whose amino-acid sequence is MTIVVIGPLTQDQIITSNSKTFATGGASYFQSFVFEEFNIDFVVIANFDNFNLIKDFPNLDNLIPIIGDDTHYFINEYPDESNLDIRKQYSNFADIPILKSHLESVLEDISQIDAFILNPLNKNDLPVETFDFLKTFNVPIYLSLQGLLRIPGEKIDGTNYCIELEKPDNLDRILNSITALFLDENEAKFIFDNNFDKYDIGEIVITNGSDGSRIICDDEIKIKAVEVDNIKDATGCGDTYMAAYILKRLLSNSPKEAGDFASLIASEKLMSVGPYKSLI